Below is a genomic region from Gammaproteobacteria bacterium.
GGCACGGAATTCGACGAACTGCGCGCACGTTCCCAGTTGCTCACCACCCAGGCCACGATTCCCCAGTTCGAGACCGCCGTGGCCGTCGCCATTCACCGCATTTCCGTCCTGGTCGGGCAGACGCCGGACGCGCTGGAAACCGCACTGACATCCGCGCGCGAGCTTCCCGCACTTCCACGCCTCACCGCCATCGGTAATCCCGCGCAACTCCTGCGTCGCCGCCCGGATATCCGGGTTGCCGAACGTCGGCTCGCCGCCGCGACCGCGCGCATCGGCGTGGCCACGGCCGAGCTGTTTCCGGTCGTCAGTTTCAATGGTGAAATCGGCTTCGCCGTGAACGATGTCGACGATGCCGGCAGCAGCGTCGGCGAGACCTGGGGCTACGGCCCCAGCATTCGCTGGGCCGCGCTGGACCTGGGTCACGTACGCGCGCGAATCGACCAGTCACGCGCCCGCGCCGACGGCGCGCTTGCCGGCTACGAGAAGGCCGTTCTGGGCGCGCTGGAAGAAACCGAGAACTCGCTTGTTGCCTACGGCCGGAACCGGCAACGCCTCGATCTGCTGAGCGAAACCGTAAAGGCCAGCGAACGTGCCGCACAGCTCGCACAATTGCGTTACGACGGCGGCGCGTCCGACTTCCTGGACGTACTCGACGCCCAGCGCGCGCAACTGGAAGCCGAAGACCGCTTCGTCCAAGCGCGCCGCGAAGCCGCGACCAGTCTCGTGGCACTCTACAAGTCGCTGGGCGGCGGCTGGCAAGCCATACCCGATCCGCTGCGCACCGCGGACGCGCGTGGCCCCAACAACCCGGTACTGGAGTGAACCGATGATCGACCTGCACTACTGGACCACGCCCAACGGGCACAAGATCACTCTGTTTCTTGAAGAGGCCGGACTTGAATACCGCGTCCATCCCGTCAATATCGGACGCGGCGACCAATTCAAGCCCGAGTTTCTCGCCATATCCCCGAACAACCGGATCCCCGCCATCGTCGACCGCGCCCCGGCCGACGTCGGCGAAGCGATTTCCGTGTTCGAATCCGGCGCCATCCTGCTGTACCTCGCCGACAAGACCGGCCGCTTCA
It encodes:
- a CDS encoding efflux transporter outer membrane subunit, with the protein product MKRMALATTTALLSLISACAVGPDYEAPETPAPTSFHNAQSSLYGQGATQAAFWTEFDDAQLSALVAQAMGANHDLRIALANLNEARALRREAFYDGLPVFNASAGYTRALQSADQRPGESRDTRETELYSGGFDAAWELDLFGRVRRNLEASQASEEALEAELRDVQVSVAAEIARSYFELRGAQEQLSVARNNADNQSATLDYVRARLDAGRGTEFDELRARSQLLTTQATIPQFETAVAVAIHRISVLVGQTPDALETALTSARELPALPRLTAIGNPAQLLRRRPDIRVAERRLAAATARIGVATAELFPVVSFNGEIGFAVNDVDDAGSSVGETWGYGPSIRWAALDLGHVRARIDQSRARADGALAGYEKAVLGALEETENSLVAYGRNRQRLDLLSETVKASERAAQLAQLRYDGGASDFLDVLDAQRAQLEAEDRFVQARREAATSLVALYKSLGGGWQAIPDPLRTADARGPNNPVLE